The following are encoded in a window of Polynucleobacter sp. VK25 genomic DNA:
- a CDS encoding homoserine kinase — protein sequence MAVFTPIELEDISQWITQDFDIGQASEIRGIHGGIENSNFFLDTTKDGKKQEYVLTIFERLSAEQLPFYLELMRHLANKGVPVPKPLENKQGEILFTLKGKPAAIVTKLPGLSRLQPEANHCALVGEMLAKMHLAGKDFSKSQENLRSLVWWQKTIPQVLAHLNTSQKELITHELKTQEEFFSSGAYDGMPQGASHCDLFRDNVLFDPKGSNVAQDQLGGFFDFYFAGTDKWLFDVAVTANDWCLAENKEDLDPARLDAFMKAYQSVRPLTKEEQASWPLMLRAAALRFWVSRLWDFYLPRDAQMLTPHDPTHFERILLSRRSL from the coding sequence ATGGCTGTATTTACTCCAATCGAGCTTGAGGATATTTCTCAATGGATTACTCAAGACTTTGACATTGGTCAGGCGAGTGAAATTCGCGGCATTCATGGCGGTATTGAGAACTCTAATTTCTTTTTAGATACCACTAAGGATGGCAAGAAACAGGAATATGTTTTAACCATCTTTGAAAGATTGTCAGCAGAACAGCTCCCGTTTTATCTAGAGCTCATGCGCCATCTAGCCAATAAAGGGGTTCCTGTTCCAAAACCGCTTGAGAACAAGCAAGGTGAGATTCTATTTACCCTCAAAGGTAAGCCGGCAGCCATTGTGACAAAGCTGCCCGGCCTCTCTAGACTCCAGCCAGAAGCAAACCATTGCGCCCTCGTAGGTGAGATGCTTGCCAAGATGCACCTAGCTGGAAAAGATTTTTCTAAGTCACAAGAAAATCTTCGCAGTCTTGTTTGGTGGCAAAAAACGATCCCTCAAGTGCTAGCGCATCTCAATACATCTCAAAAAGAACTCATTACCCATGAGCTAAAAACTCAAGAAGAATTCTTCTCGTCAGGCGCTTATGATGGCATGCCGCAGGGCGCTAGTCATTGCGATTTGTTTCGTGACAACGTCTTATTTGATCCAAAGGGATCAAATGTAGCCCAAGATCAATTAGGCGGCTTCTTTGATTTCTATTTTGCTGGCACTGATAAATGGTTGTTTGATGTCGCTGTAACCGCAAATGATTGGTGTCTTGCTGAAAATAAAGAAGATTTAGATCCTGCGCGCTTGGATGCATTTATGAAGGCCTACCAGTCGGTTCGCCCCCTCACCAAAGAAGAGCAAGCTAGCTGGCCGCTAATGTTACGTGCAGCAGCCTTGCGCTTCTGGGTCTCTAGGCTATGGGACTTTTATTTGCCACGGGATGCGCAGATGCTGACTCCTCATGACCCCACGCACTTTGAACGTATTCTTTTAAGTCGTCGCTCACTATGA
- a CDS encoding valine--tRNA ligase: MPNASNTPNSPAASSADELAKSYEPAPIEAYWGPEWERRGIADSTMDEGKGDFSIQLPPPNVTGTLHMGHAFNQTIMDGLIRHARMSGKNTLWVPGTDHAGIATQIVVERQLDGQKVSRHDLGREKFLEKVWEWKEASGNTITRQIRRLGASIDWGKEYFTMDSKMSKAVVEVFVRLHEQGLIYRGKRLVNWDPVLGTAVSDLEVVSEEEDGSMWHIRYPLTDGSGHLTVATTRPETLLGDVAVMVNPEDERYKHLIGKSVNLPLCDRQIPIVADDYVDLNFGTGVVKVTPAHDFNDYAVGQRHQLPMINILTLDAKINENAPATYQGMERFAARKQVVADLDAAGLLDKVQPHKLMVPRGDRTQTIIEPMLTDQWFVAMSKPSPDNKYQPGSSIAGAALDAVTKGDIKLVPENWINTYTQWLENIQDWCISRQLWWGHQIPAWYGDDGQIFVGRSEEEAKAKAAAAGYTGKLNRDPDVLDTWFSSALVPFSSLGWPEETPALNHFLPSSVLVTGFDIIFFWVARMVMMTCHFTGKVPFHTVYVHGLVRDAEGQKMSKSKGNTLDPIDLIDGIKIEELVGKRTTGLMNPKQAESISKKTKKEFPDGIPAFGTDALRFTFASLASLGRNINFDQKRCEGYRNFCNKLWNATRFVLMNCSGSDEDNGLAPCDNQCGPEGYLDFSPADKWIVSQLQRTEADVAKGFENYRFDNIASSIYQFVWDEYCDWYLELAKVQLQTGTPAQQRATRRTLLRVLETILRMAHPLIPFITETLWQTVGPKSGKELAKQTKQTIALQPYPVAQPEKIDEQSEAWVAQIKAIVDACRNLRGEMQVPPGQKVPLWIFGPQSFLEKATPYLMALAKLAEVKIYSDESALEKDAPGAPIALVGDIKLLLKIEVDVAAERIRLGKEIERLANEINKAKGKLTNESFVARAPAEVVAQEKQRLAGFEQNHEKLVAQLERIK; the protein is encoded by the coding sequence ATGCCAAATGCCTCAAATACCCCTAATTCACCAGCGGCCAGCTCAGCAGACGAGCTCGCCAAATCCTACGAACCCGCCCCGATCGAGGCCTACTGGGGTCCAGAGTGGGAACGCCGAGGAATTGCCGATTCCACCATGGATGAGGGTAAGGGTGATTTTTCTATTCAACTGCCACCTCCAAACGTGACCGGCACCCTTCACATGGGTCATGCCTTCAATCAAACCATCATGGATGGCTTGATTCGTCATGCTCGGATGTCGGGCAAAAACACTTTATGGGTACCTGGCACCGATCACGCTGGTATCGCCACTCAAATTGTTGTTGAGCGCCAACTTGATGGACAGAAAGTGTCTCGTCACGATTTGGGTCGTGAAAAGTTTTTAGAAAAAGTGTGGGAGTGGAAAGAAGCTTCTGGCAACACAATTACTAGGCAAATTCGTCGCCTAGGTGCTTCGATCGATTGGGGTAAAGAATATTTCACAATGGACAGCAAGATGTCCAAAGCAGTGGTGGAAGTTTTTGTACGCCTACATGAGCAAGGTTTGATTTATCGCGGCAAACGTTTAGTGAACTGGGATCCTGTTCTAGGTACCGCAGTTTCAGATTTAGAAGTGGTGAGCGAAGAAGAAGATGGGTCGATGTGGCACATTCGCTATCCATTAACTGATGGCTCTGGCCATCTCACGGTTGCTACAACACGCCCAGAGACCCTACTGGGTGACGTTGCCGTCATGGTGAACCCAGAAGATGAACGTTACAAACACCTCATTGGTAAGTCAGTAAATCTGCCTTTATGTGATCGTCAAATTCCGATCGTTGCAGATGACTACGTTGACTTGAACTTTGGTACTGGCGTTGTAAAGGTAACTCCTGCACATGACTTTAATGACTATGCCGTAGGCCAACGCCATCAACTACCAATGATCAACATCCTCACTTTGGATGCCAAAATTAATGAAAATGCTCCGGCTACTTATCAAGGCATGGAACGTTTTGCAGCACGCAAACAAGTGGTTGCCGATTTAGATGCGGCTGGCTTACTAGATAAAGTGCAGCCCCATAAATTGATGGTGCCTCGTGGTGATCGCACTCAAACGATTATTGAGCCGATGTTGACGGACCAATGGTTTGTGGCGATGTCCAAGCCAAGTCCAGATAACAAATATCAACCCGGCTCATCTATTGCGGGCGCAGCATTAGATGCCGTGACTAAGGGCGATATCAAACTTGTCCCAGAGAATTGGATTAATACCTACACCCAGTGGTTGGAGAATATTCAGGACTGGTGCATCTCTCGCCAACTTTGGTGGGGTCATCAAATACCCGCTTGGTATGGCGATGATGGACAAATTTTCGTAGGGCGCTCCGAGGAAGAGGCTAAAGCGAAAGCTGCTGCTGCGGGTTATACCGGCAAACTCAATCGCGACCCCGATGTCCTAGATACCTGGTTTAGTTCCGCTCTCGTCCCATTTAGCTCCTTAGGTTGGCCCGAAGAAACGCCTGCATTAAATCACTTCCTACCTTCCTCGGTCTTGGTAACTGGCTTTGACATCATCTTCTTCTGGGTGGCGCGGATGGTCATGATGACCTGCCACTTCACTGGCAAAGTGCCATTCCATACTGTTTATGTCCACGGCCTAGTGCGTGATGCCGAAGGTCAAAAGATGAGTAAATCCAAAGGTAATACTTTGGATCCAATTGATTTAATTGATGGCATCAAGATTGAGGAATTAGTAGGCAAGCGAACTACTGGCCTCATGAATCCAAAGCAGGCAGAGAGTATTAGCAAGAAAACCAAAAAAGAGTTTCCAGATGGTATTCCAGCGTTTGGTACAGATGCCTTACGCTTCACCTTTGCCTCATTAGCCTCACTTGGTCGCAATATTAATTTTGATCAAAAGCGTTGCGAAGGCTATCGCAATTTCTGCAACAAACTTTGGAACGCTACTCGCTTTGTATTGATGAACTGCTCTGGCAGTGATGAGGACAATGGTTTAGCACCATGTGACAACCAATGCGGTCCAGAAGGCTATTTAGACTTTTCGCCTGCAGACAAATGGATTGTTTCCCAGCTCCAAAGAACCGAGGCTGATGTTGCCAAAGGCTTTGAGAACTATCGCTTTGACAATATTGCAAGCAGCATTTACCAATTTGTCTGGGATGAGTATTGCGATTGGTATTTAGAGCTCGCTAAAGTGCAGCTACAAACTGGAACGCCAGCTCAGCAACGCGCTACACGCCGTACCCTATTGCGTGTTTTGGAAACGATCTTGCGTATGGCGCATCCATTGATTCCGTTCATCACTGAAACGCTTTGGCAAACCGTTGGCCCGAAGTCTGGAAAAGAGCTTGCCAAACAAACCAAACAAACGATTGCGCTTCAACCCTACCCTGTTGCTCAGCCTGAAAAGATTGATGAACAGAGTGAAGCTTGGGTTGCACAGATCAAAGCGATTGTGGATGCTTGCCGCAACCTGCGCGGCGAGATGCAAGTGCCTCCAGGCCAAAAAGTGCCACTCTGGATTTTTGGGCCACAATCATTTTTAGAGAAGGCAACGCCGTATTTGATGGCGCTAGCGAAGTTGGCGGAAGTCAAAATCTATAGCGATGAATCCGCCTTAGAAAAAGATGCTCCTGGCGCACCAATCGCTCTAGTGGGCGATATCAAACTCCTACTGAAGATTGAAGTGGACGTTGCTGCTGAGCGGATTCGTCTTGGCAAGGAAATTGAGCGTTTAGCCAACGAAATTAATAAGGCCAAAGGCAAACTGACCAATGAAAGCTTTGTAGCTCGCGCTCCAGCTGAGGTTGTTGCCCAAGAAAAACAACGTCTTGCCGGCTTTGAGCAGAATCATGAGAAGCTTGTTGCACAATTAGAGCGTATTAAATAA
- the polA gene encoding DNA polymerase I: MTKHRLLLVDGSSYLYRAFHAMPDLRNGAGEPTGAIYGMVNMMRRARSELKADHIACVFDAKGKTFRDEMYSEYKAHRSPMPEDLVKQIEPIHAMVKALGWPVLMVSGVEADDVIGTLACQATQAGWETIISTGDKDLAQLVNPSVTLINTMTNEKLDIEGVKEKFGVPPELIVDYLSIIGDTVDNVPGVPKAGPKTANKWLAEFGNLDNLMANADQVKGVVGENLRATLPWLPQARQLITVKTDCDLSPHLPSLDDLHAKSEDAPLLRELFDRYAFKTWLRDVEKQLTSPDNQGSETVSFDLAGSPIANGSEENLDGARKARVIASSPTRDLSQATRDSQDSIERHYECVVDEVGLEKWLKKIESSALTAVDTETTSLDALAAELVGISLSVKPGEACYIPVAHRNGEVQLDRDLVLARMKPWLESTTNLKVGQNLKYDTHIFANYGITLKGVAFDTLLESYVLESHMPHNMDSLAERHLGMKTIRYEEVCGKGVHQIGFDQVDLKIATDYAAEDADITLRLHLELWPQIQESPGLLYIYENVEMPAMRVLGIMERNGIRIDSALLAKQGQQVGKRLLELEGEIHQLAGQPFNIQSPKQIAEILFGQLELPVIKKTPSGAPSTDEEVLQKLAEDYPLPARILDYRSLAKLMSTYIEKLPRMADPKTGRVHTNFSQATAVTGRLASSDPNIQNIPVRTEEGRRIREAFVPAEGCKLLSADYSQIELRIMAHIAEDENLLTAFREGKDVHQATAAEIFGIPLDDVNSEQRRYAKVINFGLIYGMSAFGLAGNLGIERSAAQNYIAKYFDRYPGVAQYMERTRLEARENGYVETVFGRRLWLPEIKGSNGPRRQGAERAAINAPMQGTAADLIKLAMIAVENWLEKEQLKTKMLLQVHDELVFDVPLDEIELLQAKLPDLMCHVADLKVPLVVSIGIGDNWEEAH; the protein is encoded by the coding sequence ATGACTAAACATAGACTCTTGTTGGTAGACGGCTCAAGTTACCTCTATCGCGCCTTCCACGCCATGCCAGACCTCAGAAATGGGGCTGGAGAGCCCACTGGGGCTATCTATGGGATGGTGAATATGATGCGCCGGGCCCGCTCAGAGCTCAAGGCTGACCATATAGCCTGTGTTTTTGATGCCAAAGGTAAGACTTTTCGTGACGAGATGTATTCGGAGTACAAGGCGCATCGCTCGCCGATGCCAGAGGATTTGGTTAAGCAGATCGAACCTATTCATGCCATGGTCAAGGCTTTGGGCTGGCCAGTATTAATGGTTTCGGGTGTGGAAGCGGACGATGTTATTGGAACTTTAGCCTGCCAAGCAACTCAAGCGGGTTGGGAAACCATCATCTCTACTGGCGATAAAGATTTGGCTCAATTGGTAAATCCTTCGGTCACCCTGATTAATACGATGACGAATGAAAAGTTAGACATCGAAGGTGTGAAGGAAAAGTTTGGTGTGCCCCCAGAATTGATCGTAGATTATTTGTCCATCATTGGCGATACGGTTGACAACGTTCCAGGCGTTCCTAAGGCGGGACCAAAGACCGCAAATAAATGGTTGGCAGAATTTGGCAATCTAGATAACTTGATGGCAAATGCCGATCAGGTTAAAGGCGTGGTCGGCGAAAACTTACGAGCTACACTTCCTTGGTTACCGCAAGCGCGTCAACTCATTACTGTAAAAACAGATTGTGATTTATCGCCGCATTTACCTAGCTTAGATGATTTGCATGCCAAATCTGAAGACGCGCCCTTACTGCGTGAGTTGTTTGATCGTTATGCGTTTAAGACTTGGTTACGTGATGTAGAAAAACAGCTCACAAGCCCAGATAATCAGGGGTCTGAGACGGTTTCCTTTGATCTGGCGGGTAGCCCTATTGCAAATGGTTCAGAAGAAAATTTAGATGGAGCAAGGAAGGCGCGCGTGATTGCCAGCTCGCCAACTAGAGACTTGTCACAAGCAACTCGCGATTCTCAAGATTCAATTGAGCGTCATTACGAATGTGTGGTTGATGAGGTCGGTTTAGAGAAGTGGCTAAAGAAGATTGAGTCTTCTGCACTAACGGCAGTCGACACTGAAACCACTAGTCTGGATGCGCTTGCTGCAGAATTGGTTGGCATTTCTTTATCAGTAAAGCCAGGTGAAGCTTGTTACATTCCAGTTGCGCATCGCAATGGTGAAGTTCAGCTTGATCGTGATTTGGTGCTAGCGCGCATGAAGCCTTGGTTAGAAAGCACGACAAATCTAAAAGTAGGACAAAACTTAAAGTACGACACCCATATTTTTGCAAACTATGGCATTACTTTAAAAGGCGTTGCATTCGATACCTTGCTCGAATCGTATGTGCTCGAATCACACATGCCGCACAACATGGATAGCTTGGCTGAGCGTCATCTGGGCATGAAAACCATTCGCTATGAAGAAGTCTGCGGTAAAGGCGTTCACCAGATTGGCTTTGATCAAGTTGATCTCAAGATTGCTACGGATTACGCCGCTGAGGATGCTGACATTACCCTGCGTCTCCATCTGGAGCTGTGGCCACAGATTCAGGAAAGCCCAGGATTGCTCTATATCTACGAAAACGTCGAGATGCCGGCTATGCGAGTGCTCGGTATTATGGAGCGCAATGGTATTCGGATTGATTCCGCACTACTGGCGAAACAAGGGCAGCAAGTAGGTAAGCGCCTGCTTGAGCTGGAAGGGGAGATACATCAGTTAGCGGGTCAGCCTTTTAATATTCAGTCACCCAAACAAATCGCAGAAATCTTATTTGGACAGCTAGAGCTGCCAGTGATTAAAAAGACACCATCGGGTGCGCCATCTACTGATGAGGAAGTGTTGCAGAAGTTGGCGGAAGACTATCCGCTGCCAGCACGCATCTTGGACTACCGCAGTTTGGCGAAGTTGATGTCGACTTATATTGAGAAACTCCCGCGCATGGCCGATCCTAAGACGGGACGTGTGCATACTAACTTTTCTCAGGCTACAGCAGTTACTGGTCGCCTGGCATCAAGCGATCCCAATATACAAAATATCCCTGTACGTACAGAAGAGGGTCGTCGCATTCGGGAAGCATTTGTTCCGGCTGAAGGATGTAAGTTGTTGTCTGCGGATTACTCACAAATTGAGTTGCGCATCATGGCGCATATCGCAGAAGATGAAAATCTATTAACCGCATTTAGAGAAGGTAAAGACGTTCACCAAGCTACTGCAGCAGAGATCTTTGGCATTCCTTTGGATGACGTCAATTCTGAACAACGTCGTTATGCCAAAGTGATTAACTTTGGTCTTATTTACGGCATGAGTGCATTTGGTTTGGCTGGTAACTTGGGTATTGAGCGTTCAGCTGCGCAAAACTACATCGCCAAATACTTTGATCGTTATCCAGGGGTCGCTCAATATATGGAGCGCACCCGTCTCGAAGCAAGAGAGAATGGCTATGTGGAAACGGTTTTCGGTAGACGTCTTTGGTTGCCGGAAATCAAGGGGTCGAATGGTCCCCGCCGCCAAGGCGCCGAACGTGCAGCAATTAATGCACCCATGCAAGGTACTGCGGCAGATTTAATTAAGTTGGCGATGATTGCTGTGGAGAATTGGCTAGAAAAAGAGCAGTTAAAAACCAAAATGCTGCTTCAAGTCCATGATGAATTGGTATTTGACGTGCCCTTGGACGAAATTGAGCTACTGCAGGCAAAGTTACCGGATTTAATGTGTCATGTTGCCGATCTCAAGGTGCCTTTGGTGGTTAGTATTGGGATTGGCGATAATTGGGAAGAAGCGCATTAA
- a CDS encoding dienelactone hydrolase family protein: MSNDIQNSRRSFIKTSALTATAIGVGFVAASEPVMAAAIETDFKGLKAGEQMIPVGSFQMPAYVSRPEKAKGSLPIIIVASEIFGVHEYIADVTRRFAKLGYLAIAPEFFTRAGDPNTYGTIAEIQQNIVAKTTDAQVLNDLQAALVWAGKNGGDLKRVGVTGFCWGGRITWLSATLPQVRAGVAWYGRLIGEKTEGSPRHPVDIAMDLKAPVLGLYGAADTGISLESVDQMRTALAQAAPKNPAAKACQFEVYPDAPHAFHADYRATYREGPAKDGWEKCLAWFKKMGVV; encoded by the coding sequence ATGAGCAACGATATTCAAAATAGTCGACGCAGTTTCATAAAGACATCTGCACTGACTGCAACTGCTATTGGGGTCGGATTTGTGGCTGCGTCTGAACCTGTCATGGCTGCGGCTATCGAAACCGATTTCAAGGGCCTCAAAGCCGGAGAGCAGATGATTCCGGTAGGTAGTTTTCAGATGCCTGCATATGTCTCTCGTCCTGAAAAGGCGAAAGGCTCCCTGCCCATCATTATTGTCGCCAGCGAAATCTTTGGCGTACATGAATATATTGCCGACGTCACAAGACGCTTTGCCAAGCTAGGTTATCTTGCGATTGCCCCAGAATTCTTTACTCGCGCTGGTGATCCAAATACCTATGGAACGATTGCGGAGATTCAGCAAAACATCGTTGCTAAAACGACGGATGCGCAAGTATTAAATGATTTGCAAGCTGCTTTGGTGTGGGCGGGTAAAAATGGCGGCGATCTTAAACGAGTTGGCGTTACTGGCTTTTGTTGGGGTGGTCGAATTACATGGCTCTCAGCAACCTTGCCACAAGTGCGTGCAGGTGTAGCTTGGTATGGTCGTCTCATTGGAGAAAAGACCGAAGGTAGCCCACGTCATCCAGTAGATATTGCTATGGACTTAAAGGCCCCAGTCCTTGGTTTATATGGTGCAGCAGATACCGGCATCTCCTTGGAGAGTGTTGATCAGATGCGTACCGCATTGGCGCAAGCAGCCCCAAAAAATCCAGCAGCCAAGGCTTGTCAGTTTGAAGTGTATCCAGATGCTCCGCACGCTTTCCATGCGGACTATCGCGCCACATATCGCGAAGGCCCTGCCAAAGATGGCTGGGAAAAATGTCTTGCCTGGTTTAAGAAAATGGGAGTGGTGTAA
- a CDS encoding UvrD-helicase domain-containing protein, translated as MYSDLLANLNPEQREAVTLPPVNENGQAQSAMILAGAGSGKTRVLTTRIAWLIQTGQVSPIGVLAVTFTNKAAKEMMLRLSAMLPINTRGMWIGTFHGLCNRLLRAHHKEAGLPSTFQILDTQDQLSAIKRLLKGLKVDDEKYPAKQLQYFIAHAKERGQRAKDLALGDDFQAKMAQLYAAYDEQCQREGVVDFAELLLRSYELLKHSEAIRTHYQERFRHILIDEFQDTNALQYAWLKLLSGHDASRINVSGMGSSSVFAVGDDDQSIYAFRGADVENMRLYEKQYHPLMVKLEQNYRSHGHILDTANHLIANNSERLGKNLRTDAGHGEPVRIYEAPSDHAEAAWLVDEIKALVNSGIKRTEIALLYRSNAQSRIIEHALFSAAIPYRVYGGLRFFERAEIKHALAYLRLLENPNDDTSFSRVVNFPTRGIGARSIEALQDAARAQQCSLYLAASSLEGKAGAALGGFVRLVDHMREATRHNTLPETVEFVIQNSGLIQHYLSEREGQDRVENLQELINAATAFIAEEGYGQDAAAAMLPGENAPGVVEVSPLAAFLSHASLEAGDNQAQAGQDAVQLMTVHSAKGLEFTSVFITGLEEGLFPHENSVNEQNGLEEERRLMYVAITRAKERLYLSHTQSRMLHGQVRYNMPSRFLEELPSDSLKWLTPKARDARWGGSGNSNSRSGSTWQDGYTRQREYESNDFFDSGSERQRPAKRVGSASMEVKRLASPPRGNYPFTIGQNVFHTKFGEGRVTGLEGVDADARAQVNFKRHGIKWLQLSIAKLAAID; from the coding sequence ATGTACTCAGACTTGCTCGCGAACCTCAACCCAGAACAGCGCGAGGCAGTGACCCTCCCGCCCGTAAATGAAAATGGCCAAGCCCAATCAGCCATGATTTTGGCTGGGGCAGGGAGCGGCAAGACCCGTGTCCTCACCACCCGTATAGCCTGGTTGATTCAGACCGGCCAGGTATCCCCAATTGGTGTCCTAGCGGTGACCTTTACCAATAAGGCCGCTAAAGAGATGATGCTCCGCCTGAGCGCTATGTTGCCGATTAATACGCGCGGGATGTGGATTGGCACCTTTCATGGACTTTGTAACCGTTTATTGCGAGCTCACCATAAAGAAGCGGGTTTGCCATCTACTTTCCAAATTCTGGACACCCAAGACCAACTTTCTGCGATTAAGCGTCTGTTAAAGGGTTTAAAGGTTGATGATGAAAAGTATCCCGCAAAGCAACTGCAGTACTTCATTGCTCATGCCAAAGAGCGCGGTCAGCGCGCAAAAGATTTAGCACTTGGCGATGATTTTCAAGCCAAGATGGCGCAACTCTATGCTGCTTATGATGAGCAGTGTCAGCGCGAAGGCGTAGTTGATTTTGCTGAGCTCTTATTGCGCAGCTACGAATTACTGAAACATAGTGAAGCGATTCGTACGCATTACCAAGAACGCTTCCGTCACATCTTGATTGACGAGTTTCAAGATACCAATGCTTTGCAATATGCATGGCTTAAATTGTTATCGGGTCATGACGCAAGTCGCATCAATGTCAGCGGCATGGGTAGTAGTTCAGTATTTGCGGTCGGGGATGATGACCAAAGTATTTATGCTTTCCGTGGCGCTGATGTTGAAAACATGCGCCTTTATGAGAAGCAATATCACCCTTTGATGGTCAAGCTAGAGCAGAACTATCGCTCGCACGGCCATATTTTGGATACTGCAAATCACCTGATTGCGAACAACTCTGAGCGTCTTGGCAAGAACCTACGAACCGATGCTGGACATGGCGAGCCAGTCCGTATCTATGAGGCGCCAAGCGATCATGCCGAAGCCGCTTGGCTGGTAGATGAGATTAAGGCTCTAGTAAATAGCGGTATCAAACGTACAGAGATCGCATTGCTCTATCGCAGTAACGCCCAGTCACGCATTATTGAGCACGCATTATTTTCTGCAGCTATTCCGTACCGTGTTTATGGTGGCTTGCGATTCTTTGAGCGCGCTGAAATTAAACATGCACTAGCTTATTTGCGCTTGCTCGAGAATCCGAATGACGACACCTCGTTCTCTAGGGTGGTGAATTTTCCAACTCGCGGAATTGGTGCCAGATCAATCGAGGCATTACAAGATGCTGCTCGAGCACAGCAATGCTCTTTGTATTTGGCTGCCTCTTCTTTAGAGGGTAAAGCCGGTGCAGCTTTGGGTGGATTTGTACGCTTGGTAGACCATATGCGTGAAGCCACTCGCCACAATACTTTGCCTGAAACAGTCGAATTTGTGATTCAGAACAGCGGCTTGATTCAGCATTACCTCTCAGAGCGTGAAGGGCAAGATCGCGTCGAGAACTTACAAGAATTGATTAATGCTGCCACGGCATTTATTGCCGAAGAAGGTTATGGTCAGGATGCTGCGGCTGCCATGTTGCCGGGTGAGAATGCTCCAGGCGTAGTTGAGGTATCGCCCTTGGCTGCCTTCCTATCCCATGCTTCACTGGAGGCGGGTGATAACCAAGCTCAAGCTGGTCAAGATGCCGTGCAGTTAATGACAGTGCACTCCGCTAAAGGTTTGGAGTTCACTTCTGTCTTCATTACTGGCCTTGAGGAGGGTTTATTTCCTCATGAGAATAGTGTGAATGAACAAAATGGCTTGGAAGAAGAGCGTCGCTTGATGTACGTAGCGATAACACGTGCCAAGGAGCGTTTATATCTCTCGCACACCCAATCACGCATGCTGCATGGCCAAGTCCGCTACAACATGCCATCCCGCTTCTTAGAAGAACTTCCCTCGGATTCATTGAAATGGCTCACCCCTAAAGCAAGAGATGCGCGCTGGGGCGGTAGTGGTAACAGTAACTCAAGATCGGGATCTACCTGGCAAGATGGCTATACCCGTCAACGCGAATACGAATCCAATGACTTTTTTGATTCAGGCTCTGAGCGTCAAAGGCCGGCCAAGAGAGTTGGCTCTGCCTCAATGGAAGTGAAGAGGTTGGCTTCACCCCCACGTGGAAATTATCCATTCACTATCGGACAAAATGTGTTCCATACTAAGTTTGGTGAAGGGCGTGTAACTGGGCTTGAAGGTGTAGATGCTGACGCCCGTGCGCAAGTGAACTTCAAGCGCCACGGCATTAAGTGGTTACAACTCAGTATTGCGAAACTTGCTGCGATCGACTGA
- a CDS encoding BPSS1780 family membrane protein translates to MKLNSVAPKDGYTWIRQGIWLFKQNPLGFLMLVFMYVFAAQLAVIIPVIGVFAVLLLTPTLSVGFMTACRQAIQKERIKPMVYLVALRSSPIVRKRILQLGLVYAGMILLLSFILSLLVDFELLLPLMTSEKPITPEALRQVYMVLFFGAMLYVPVAMLMWFSPVLVAWADMPVPQALFSSCLACWANKAAFCLYLSIWSAILIAIPLTVGMIFDALDLGQAASFIIAPISMAGLTVMHCSFYATWKACFTEDEVLPT, encoded by the coding sequence ATGAAACTCAATTCCGTAGCACCAAAAGATGGCTACACCTGGATTAGGCAAGGTATCTGGCTCTTCAAACAAAATCCTTTGGGCTTCTTGATGCTGGTCTTTATGTATGTCTTTGCTGCGCAATTAGCAGTGATCATTCCAGTGATTGGTGTTTTTGCTGTGCTACTTCTCACGCCAACTCTCTCTGTTGGCTTCATGACCGCCTGTCGTCAAGCAATTCAAAAAGAGCGCATTAAACCAATGGTGTATTTAGTGGCGCTTCGGTCCAGCCCTATCGTGCGTAAAAGAATTCTGCAATTGGGATTGGTATATGCGGGCATGATTTTGCTACTGAGCTTTATCTTAAGTCTCTTGGTTGACTTTGAATTGCTGCTTCCCTTAATGACAAGCGAAAAGCCGATCACCCCCGAAGCATTGCGTCAGGTTTACATGGTACTTTTCTTTGGCGCAATGCTCTACGTGCCAGTGGCGATGCTGATGTGGTTCTCACCAGTCTTAGTGGCATGGGCTGATATGCCTGTACCCCAAGCACTCTTCTCTAGCTGCTTGGCATGTTGGGCTAACAAAGCCGCATTCTGTTTGTATCTCTCGATTTGGAGTGCCATTCTGATTGCTATTCCACTTACTGTCGGAATGATTTTTGATGCGCTCGATTTGGGCCAAGCGGCCTCCTTCATCATCGCGCCCATCTCCATGGCGGGATTGACAGTGATGCACTGTTCTTTCTACGCCACCTGGAAGGCTTGCTTCACTGAAGACGAAGTATTGCCAACCTAA